From a single Acidimicrobiia bacterium genomic region:
- a CDS encoding helix-turn-helix domain-containing protein → MATRRRPRAEACEAILDAAMHLFATRPPHSVSVREIAAAAGVNHALVHRYFGSKEALLGAVLQHATRQGAGVVADARDAREAVSAVFRLRSRGEPYTPALARALLDGADPRALQDEFPIIARLVELVRAQHDVDDPLGARVAVAAVAALLLGWQLFEPFLLAATGISDADRDACEPLLASLAARLVE, encoded by the coding sequence GTGGCGACGCGGCGCAGACCACGGGCCGAGGCGTGCGAGGCCATCCTCGACGCGGCGATGCACCTGTTCGCGACGCGGCCGCCGCACAGCGTCTCCGTGCGCGAGATCGCGGCCGCGGCCGGTGTCAACCACGCCCTGGTCCACCGGTACTTCGGCTCGAAGGAGGCGCTGCTCGGCGCGGTGCTGCAGCACGCGACGCGTCAGGGAGCCGGTGTCGTCGCCGACGCGCGCGATGCACGCGAGGCCGTGAGCGCGGTGTTCCGTCTGCGCAGCCGGGGCGAGCCGTACACGCCGGCGCTGGCCCGTGCCCTGCTCGACGGCGCCGATCCACGAGCGCTGCAGGATGAGTTCCCGATCATTGCGCGGCTCGTCGAGCTCGTTCGCGCGCAGCACGACGTCGACGATCCGCTCGGGGCACGTGTCGCGGTCGCCGCCGTCGCGGCGCTGCTGCTGGGCTGGCAGCTGTTCGAGCCGTTCCTCCTCGCCGCGACCGGCATCTCCGACGCCGACCGCGATGCCTGCGAACCGCTGCTCGCGTCGCTTGCAGCGCGTCTCGTCGAGTGA